Proteins from a single region of Synchiropus splendidus isolate RoL2022-P1 chromosome 3, RoL_Sspl_1.0, whole genome shotgun sequence:
- the LOC128755936 gene encoding salivary glue protein Sgs-3-like, producing the protein MDRMVATLEQRGLIKTDTTLEPTTAESTTSEPTTAETTTSEPSTTLEPTTPDQSTTKETTTSETSKTTEPTTSETT; encoded by the exons ATGGACCGGATGGTGGCCACTTTGGAGCAGAGAGGACTCATCAAAACAG ATACTAcattagaaccaaccactgctgaaagtacgacatcagaaccaaccacagcggaaactactacttcagaaccatcaaccacactggaaccaaccactccCGACC aatcaaccactAAAGAAACTACGACTTcggaaacatcaaaaacaacagaaccaaccacatcggaaactact